The sequence below is a genomic window from Merismopedia glauca CCAP 1448/3.
TGTCTGATGCTCGGCAAGACCTGCTCAAAGACCCAGCGACGGAAACGTTCAGCAGATTCTAGTTTGGAACCAAAGATAAGTTGGTATATTGCAGGTTCTGAAATGCAAGTCACGTCACGGTTTTGACCCTGAATTACCATGAAAGGTAACGCAGGTATATTCCTTGTTGACTTTGGTGGATATGGTTTTACTAGGATCTGCATAGCCCAAAGCATTAGCTACATCTATGCCAACAACATATTGGATGCCATCAATCTCAACAAATCGGATTTCCTGAGATTCAAATTCAAAGATGGATAAATCGCTCATAATTTCCCTTCCTTTAAACGGAAAAGCACGAGAGGACATCCTTCTCGTGCTACAAATCTTTCGTTCGTGGAGCGCGATTGCGCTCCCTTCAACTCTGTTTCTGGCTTAAACTCCTAAACCTAACGTGCTTGCTCTGACTAACCTTAGCGATCGCACTAGTATCCTCTCCCCGCTTGTATGCCTCCAGAATCTCCTTAGATTTAGCTGTAACCTTGATAGTCTGGTACTCCTGGGGCAATTCTTCTGGTTCCACCAACAATTCCACTGATTTTGGGCTATTTTGGAAGTCGATGCGTCTTTGAGTGCCTATTACTTTGTCTTTGAGCATTCCTAGCTCATTTAGTCGAACTAAGTAAGCTTTAAGGTGTTCTAACTGCTTTTTGCGCTTGTTAATTACCTGTGTGTGTAATTCGACTACCTTTTGTAGTCTAGTTGACCATGTTTCCAGGTCAACTTTTAGTTGGTCTGCGACATATGCTATTGCATCAATTTTACTGGCTGTGGCATCTTGGATTTGCAGCAGATTCTCTAGTGCTTGTGCTTGTTCTTCGCCCTCTGGCAGTTCTTCCAACTGCTCCCACAGTTCGGCGGCGTAGCAGCTAAGGAGAGCTAAGGTAGCGCGGTTGATGTCATATTCTGTCGTCATATAAGTAGCGATCGCCATAATACTGTTGTCCATCTAGCCATTCTCGTTCTTGGTCGTCGTACCAATCATTCAGATCTTGTTGTTGTTTTGAAGAAAGTTGAGTAGGAATTTGACAACCAATGGTTTCCAAATTGGGAACAGTCAATTCTACTGTGCAGGAAGATGATGGCATATTTACTCCAAAAACGTCAAAAAGCACCAAATACTCATTTATCTGGTGCGAAGCACATT
It includes:
- a CDS encoding BRO-N domain-containing protein, whose product is MLWAMQILVKPYPPKSTRNIPALPFMVIQGQNRDVTCISEPAIYQLIFGSKLESAERFRRWVFEQVLPSIR
- a CDS encoding siphovirus Gp157 family protein encodes the protein MDNSIMAIATYMTTEYDINRATLALLSCYAAELWEQLEELPEGEEQAQALENLLQIQDATASKIDAIAYVADQLKVDLETWSTRLQKVVELHTQVINKRKKQLEHLKAYLVRLNELGMLKDKVIGTQRRIDFQNSPKSVELLVEPEELPQEYQTIKVTAKSKEILEAYKRGEDTSAIAKVSQSKHVRFRSLSQKQS
- a CDS encoding BRO family protein codes for the protein MSSRAFPFKGREIMSDLSIFEFESQEIRFVEIDGIQYVVGIDVANALGYADPSKTISTKVNKEYTCVTFHGNSGSKP